CGCAGAGATCGAGCGGATCGAGAGAGGGAAAAAAGAGGGGTAATAAAAATGGTGCGCGGTGCTGGATTCGAACCAGCGACTTCCACCGTGTGAGGATGGCACTCTTCCGCTGAGTTAACCGCGCACTCTGGGGAAATTATAAACCAGTTTCGCCAAAATATCAATCCGTTTTTTGCCTTGCCCCGGACACAAAGGGAATGTTGCAGCAGGAGGGGAAAAAATATATAATGGCCCAGGATTTCTGGGAGACTCGCAGAACTGGGGAGAGCGGCAATGAGTTATCTCGTTCTTGAATCGCTCCGGGAGAAAATCACCGAAGCCCTTTCGACTCTTGATCCCTCTTCAGGACAGGTGGATTTCGTAGTTGAACCGACGCGGGAGAAAAGGCACGGGGATTTCGCCACCAATGTCGCTTTTCTCCTTGCCCGCGCCCTCAAGCGTCCTCCTCGGGAGGTGGCGCAGAGGCTCGGGGAAGCCCTGCGGAACCTCCTCTCAGGCATAGCCCGGGTGGAAGTGGCCGGCGGGGGATTCATCAACTTCACCCTCGAGGATAACTTCCTCCTTGAGCTCCTTGCAAGAGCCCTTGAAGAGAACGAGCGCTTCGGAGAGGTGAACGTCGGGAAGGGGAAAAGGGTTCAGGTTGAGTTCGTGAGCGTCAACCCCACGGGTCCCCTCCATGTGGGCCATGGGAAGTGTGCGGCCTTTGGGGATGCCCTCGCCCGAATCCTCAAGAAAGCTGGATTCCGGGTCGAGAAGGAGTACTACATCAACGATGCGGGAAAGCAAATTGAGCTCCTCGGCGCTTCCCTTGAGGCCCGCTTCCGGCAGCTCCTCGGGGAAGAGGTGGATATCCCCGAAGGTGGGTACCGGGGGGAGTACCTTGTTGATATCGCCCGGGAGCTCCTCAGGGAAAAAGGTGCGGGGATTCTTGAGCTTCCTGAAGAAGAGCGGACGAAGCTCTTCCGAGAGTACGCGGTGGAGAAGATTCTTGCCCAAATCCGCAAGGACCTCGACGATTTCCGGGTCTTCTTTGACGTGTGGTTCAGCGAGCGTTCCCTCTACGAGAACGGGGAAGTGGAGTACGTCCTCGGTCTCCTCAAAGAAAAAGGCTACACCTACGAAGCGGACGGGGCCCTGTGGCTTAAAACGACCCTCTGGGGGGACGACAAGGACCGGGTGCTTGTCCGGGAGAATGGCCTGCCGACCTACTTTGCCTCCGACATCGCGTACCACTGGAACAAGTGGAAGCGGGGTTTCGAGCGCGTCGTCGACATCTGGGGAGCCGACCACCACGGGTACATCCCGCGAATGCATGCGGCAATAAAAGCCTTGGGGCTTCCCGAGGACTTCCTTGAGGTCTTCATCGTTCAGTTTGTGACGCTTCTTCGGGGAGGGCAGCCGGAGCGCATGTCCACCCGCCAGGGAGAGTTCGTGCCCCTTCGGAGCCTCATCGACGAAGTCGGGGTGGACGCTGCCCGGTACTACTTCCTCATGCGGGATCCGGAGACCCATCTTGAGTTCGATATCGAAGAGGCGAAGCGCCAGTCCATGGACAATCCGGTGTACTACGTGCAGTACGCCCACGCCCGGATTACATCGGTCTTCCGGGAGGCAGAAAAGCGCAACCTCAGGTGGGTGCCTCATGAAGAGGCGCTCCGCTTTGGTTTTGAGAACGAGGACGAGAGGGACATCGCCAAGGCCATCGTGTACTTCCCGGAGGTTGTCAAGCAGAGCGCCCTCCTCAGGCAGCCGTATCTTGTCTGCAACTACCTCCACGATCTGGCCGGTTCCTTCCACTCCTTCTACAACCTCCACCGGATTCTCGACGGGGAGAACGTGCCGCGCACCTCTTTTCGTCTGGCCCTGTGCCGCCTCACCCAGATTGTCCTGCGGAACGCCCTGGAGCTCCTCGGGATTTCAGCCCCCGAGAGCATGTGAGCGAGGTTGAGACCATGAAGGACAAGGGGAAGTACATTTTTGTCACGGGTGGGGTCGTTTCTTCCTTGGGGAAAGGTATCACCGCGGCTTCTTTGGGGAGAATTCTCAAAAGCCGCGGGATTAGAGTCACCATGCAGAAGTTCGACCCCTACATCAACGTCGATGCGGGGACCATGAACCCCTACCAGCACGGGGAGGTCTTCGTGACGTACGATGGGGGAGAAACGGACCTCGACCTCGGGCACTACGAGCGGTTTATCGATGAGGAACTCTCAAAGTCAAGCAACGTCACCACGGGAAAGATTTACAGCTCCGTCATCGATAAGGAGCGGCGGGGGGACTTCCTGGGCGCCACGGTCCAGGTTATCCCCCACATCACCAACCAGATTAAAGAGGAAGTCTTTCGCCTCCGGGAGGAGAGCAAAGCCGAGGTCTCCATTGTCGAGATTGGGGGAACGGTGGGCGACATCGAGGGCCTGCCCTTCCTTGAGGCCATCCGGCAGATCAAAAACGACATCGGCAAGGACAACTGCCTCTACGTCCACGTGACGCTTGTCCCCTACATTGAAGCGGCAGGGGAGCTCAAGTCAAAGCCCACCCAGCACAGCGTGAAGGAACTCCGAAGCATCGGCATCCAACCTGACGTCATCGTCTGCCGCTCCTCTCGCCCCATCACCGCCGAAGTCATCTCGAAAATCGCCCTCTTCTGCGATATCGAAAAGGAAGCCATCATCCCCCTCATGGACGTCCAGTCCATCTACGAGGTGCCTTTGGTCCTTGAAGAGCGGGGGGTGGGGGACCTTGTTACGGCGAAACTCGGCCTCTCCCCGAGGGCCTCGGATCTGCGGGAATGGTCGGAGATTGTGCAGCGCATGAAGGAAGCAGAAGATACGGTGGTGATTGGCCTGGTGGGGAAGTACGTGGAGTCGAAAGACGCCTACCTCAGTATCTGCGAGGCCCTAAAGCACAGCGCCGCATCTTTGGGGGTCCAGGTGGTTATCCGCCCCATTGAGGCGGGGATGCTTGAGAAGGCCGACGCCCGCGAGGTGCTCTCCGGGGTCGATGGGATTCTCGTCCCCGGAGGATTCGGCCACCGGGGGATTGAAGGGAAAATTGAGGCGGTGCGGTACGCCCGGGAGCGGGGTGTGCCTTTCTTTGGGATTTGCCTGGGGATGCAGGTGGCCGTCATTGAGTTTGCCCGGAGCGTCCTGGGGTTTTCCGATGCCCACTCCACGGAATTCGACCCCAGTACCTCGCATCCTGTGATTGATCTCCTCCCCTCCCAGCGGAACATGCGCAACAAAGGTGGGACCATGCGCCTTGGGAACTACCGCTGTGTCCTCTCGGAGTCCTCTCAGAGCTTCGCCCTCTACGGACAGAACGAAATCCTGGAGCGGCACCGCCACCGCTACGAGCTCAACGAGCGCTTCGTGGACCACTTAGAGAAGAAGGGCATGCTCATGGCGGGGTTCAACCCGGAGTACCAGGTGGTTGAGATTGTAGAGCTTCCTGATCACCCCTTCTTCGTGGGGGTTCAGTTCCATCCCGAGTTCAAGTCCCGTCCCAACCGTCCTCATCCGCTTTTCCTTGGGTTTTTGAAAGCTTCCCATTCGTTCCACCAGAGGAGAGAGCGCCTTTGAAAGAGGATACCATTGGCGTTATAGATTCAGGTATCGGTGGGCTCAGCGTGGTTCTTGCGGTACGGGAGCTCTTTCCTTCAAACCCCATCGTGTACTTTGCGGACCCTCTCCATTTCCCCTACGGGGAGAAGGAGGAGCAGGAACTTTCTGCCATCGTGCGGCCGATTCTTGATTTCCTCGTGTACGGGGTGGGGGTTCGGGTGCTTGTTGTGGCCTGCGGAACGGTGAGCTCGCTTCTTCTTCCAAAGCTCAAAGAGGAGTACCCGGTGCCCCTTTTGGGGATTGTGGAGCCGGCCTGCAGGGAGGCGCTGACTCGTGTTCCCGAGGGAGCCATCGGGGTTCTTGCCACGAGGGCCACAGTCCGGGTGGGGTCCTTCCGCAAGACCTTGGAGCAGCTCCGCCCGGGGGTTCTGGTCCTTGAGGAGGCCTGGCCGGAGTTCATCGAGGCGGTAGAGGAGGGAAACTTCGACACCCCCTCGTGGAGAGCCTGGGTTCGGGAGCGCCTTGAGGTGCTTTATTCCCGGGGTGTCAGGGGTGTCATCATGGGCTGTACCCACTTTGCCTTCATCAGCGGTTTTTTTGAGGAGCTCGCCCGGGATCTTTTTCCGGTGATTAACCCGGCATCAAGCTGCGCCCGGGAGGTGGCAGGGGTCCTTGCTCCCGCGAAAGCAGGGGTCTCTCCCTCCCTTACCGTTTTCGTCCGGGGGGATCGGGAGCACTTCCTCCGCACGGTCCAGGGCTTCCGCATCCCTCTCCCCATGGAGGTCCTCTCCTTTGCCGATGCGCGCGGGTGGGTAGCCTATGGTTCTCTGTAGGGAGAAGGTGTACATTCTCCGGACTTTCGCGAAAATCAACTGGTTCCTTCTCATAGAGGGGCTCCGCGCTGACGGGTACCACGACATCCTCTCCCTCATGCAGCAGATTGCCCTCTGCGACGAAATCCGGATAACCGAAAGCACCTCCGATTCCCTCTCCTGCAACCTCCCCATACCCCTTGGGGAAGAGGGGCTCCTTGCCCGGACCCTCTCGCTTTTGCGAGAGGCTTTCCCGGAGCTCTCCCGGTTCCGCTTTTCTCTTGAAGTCAAAAAATCGATTCCTCCGGGAGGGGGCCTTGGGGGAGGAAGTAGCAACGTGGCTGCGCTCTTGCGCTTTCTCCCGCGCCTTGCGGGGCACAACCCGTCTTTGGAGGAGCTCATCCGCCTTGCCC
This portion of the Candidatus Caldatribacterium sp. genome encodes:
- a CDS encoding CTP synthase; protein product: MKDKGKYIFVTGGVVSSLGKGITAASLGRILKSRGIRVTMQKFDPYINVDAGTMNPYQHGEVFVTYDGGETDLDLGHYERFIDEELSKSSNVTTGKIYSSVIDKERRGDFLGATVQVIPHITNQIKEEVFRLREESKAEVSIVEIGGTVGDIEGLPFLEAIRQIKNDIGKDNCLYVHVTLVPYIEAAGELKSKPTQHSVKELRSIGIQPDVIVCRSSRPITAEVISKIALFCDIEKEAIIPLMDVQSIYEVPLVLEERGVGDLVTAKLGLSPRASDLREWSEIVQRMKEAEDTVVIGLVGKYVESKDAYLSICEALKHSAASLGVQVVIRPIEAGMLEKADAREVLSGVDGILVPGGFGHRGIEGKIEAVRYARERGVPFFGICLGMQVAVIEFARSVLGFSDAHSTEFDPSTSHPVIDLLPSQRNMRNKGGTMRLGNYRCVLSESSQSFALYGQNEILERHRHRYELNERFVDHLEKKGMLMAGFNPEYQVVEIVELPDHPFFVGVQFHPEFKSRPNRPHPLFLGFLKASHSFHQRRERL
- a CDS encoding arginine--tRNA ligase, which gives rise to MSYLVLESLREKITEALSTLDPSSGQVDFVVEPTREKRHGDFATNVAFLLARALKRPPREVAQRLGEALRNLLSGIARVEVAGGGFINFTLEDNFLLELLARALEENERFGEVNVGKGKRVQVEFVSVNPTGPLHVGHGKCAAFGDALARILKKAGFRVEKEYYINDAGKQIELLGASLEARFRQLLGEEVDIPEGGYRGEYLVDIARELLREKGAGILELPEEERTKLFREYAVEKILAQIRKDLDDFRVFFDVWFSERSLYENGEVEYVLGLLKEKGYTYEADGALWLKTTLWGDDKDRVLVRENGLPTYFASDIAYHWNKWKRGFERVVDIWGADHHGYIPRMHAAIKALGLPEDFLEVFIVQFVTLLRGGQPERMSTRQGEFVPLRSLIDEVGVDAARYYFLMRDPETHLEFDIEEAKRQSMDNPVYYVQYAHARITSVFREAEKRNLRWVPHEEALRFGFENEDERDIAKAIVYFPEVVKQSALLRQPYLVCNYLHDLAGSFHSFYNLHRILDGENVPRTSFRLALCRLTQIVLRNALELLGISAPESM
- the murI gene encoding glutamate racemase, whose translation is MKEDTIGVIDSGIGGLSVVLAVRELFPSNPIVYFADPLHFPYGEKEEQELSAIVRPILDFLVYGVGVRVLVVACGTVSSLLLPKLKEEYPVPLLGIVEPACREALTRVPEGAIGVLATRATVRVGSFRKTLEQLRPGVLVLEEAWPEFIEAVEEGNFDTPSWRAWVRERLEVLYSRGVRGVIMGCTHFAFISGFFEELARDLFPVINPASSCAREVAGVLAPAKAGVSPSLTVFVRGDREHFLRTVQGFRIPLPMEVLSFADARGWVAYGSL